In Cicer arietinum cultivar CDC Frontier isolate Library 1 chromosome 1, Cicar.CDCFrontier_v2.0, whole genome shotgun sequence, one DNA window encodes the following:
- the LOC101489021 gene encoding uncharacterized protein — protein sequence MDSTLGDMLLKVVMFFLVQALVYLILSNSSNIFSKNLKRSNSFKPARSGSIRRMLAFLSDFPPEGEPSPSTKNPQSQGTQSN from the coding sequence ATGGATAGTACCTTAGGTGACATGTTATTGAAGGTGGTTATGTTCTTCCTAGTCCAAGCTTTGGTGTACCTTATCCTTTCCAATTCATCAAACATATTCTCCAAGAACTTGAAGAGATCAAATAGCTTCAAGCCGGCGCGATCCGGAAGTATTCGCCGAATGCTGGCTTTTCTCTCCGATTTTCCTCCGGAAGGAGAACCATCTCCTTCTACAAAAAATCCTCAATCACAAGGCACTCAGAGTAATTAG
- the LOC101489349 gene encoding uncharacterized protein — MTTTAIPTADSELKTYWCHECDMSVSLTSSPTPNPLLCPQCHTHFLELMDSPFSQNDAESLLPSSLFDVVFQDALSLLSPSPRKTRAAIIVPIITVTPTILSLLDPNGVVFCAVCREQIFVDSEAKQLPCDHLYHSDCITPWLHLRSSCPLCRFHMSEREEDDNDDNGEEEDLNASDMMRQMVVRLSELSEDDFYGLRITLNHIASRHALLHSNASGAGDSPAPGGEIGAEGVDGES, encoded by the coding sequence ATGACAACGACGGCGATACCAACGGCTGATTCAGAACTAAAAACATATTGGTGCCACGAATGCGACATGAGTGTATCTCTAACTTCTTCACCCACTCCCAATCCTCTATTATGTCCTCAGTGTCACACCCATTTCCTTGAACTCATGGACTCACCTTTTTCTCAAAACGATGCCGAATCGCTTCTTCCTTCTTCACTATTCGATGTTGTTTTTCAAGACGCACTTTCCTTACTCTCACCCTCTCCGCGTAAAACACGCGCCGCAATAATCGTCCCTATAATAACCGTCACACCAACGATCCTCTCTTTACTTGACCCAAACGGCGTTGTTTTCTGCGCCGTTTGTAGAGAACAAATTTTTGTTGACTCAGAAGCTAAACAGCTTCCTTGCGATCATCTTTATCACTCCGATTGCATCACTCCGTGGCTTCATCTTCGATCCTCTTGTCCTCTTTGTCGTTTCCATATGTCGGAGCGAGAAGAAGACGATAATGACGACAACGGAGAGGAAGAAGATCTTAATGCTTCTGATATGATGAGGCAGATGGTGGTGCGGCTGTCGGAGTTGTCGGAGGATGATTTTTATGGTTTGAGAATCACTCTCAACCACATTGCTTCCCGTCATGCTCTACTTCACTCCAATGCTTCCGGTGCCGGCGACAGTCCTGCTCCCGGTGGTGAAATTGGCGCTGAAGGTGTAGATGGAGAGTCATGA
- the LOC101489676 gene encoding AAA-ATPase At4g25835-like, which yields MEILPQMWSLLGLLTVLQNVLPSQLLSVLHSLYESLQDLLSPYSYFEIPEFNGYCGVELNDLYRHVHLYLNSVNHSPAAACRRLTLSRSPSSNRISFAVAPNHTVHDTFNNHRLSWTHHVDAVQDSLEEKRSFTLRLPKRHRHALLSSYLSHITSRAEEFERVSRERRLFTNNNGAGSFEPGWVSVPFRHPSTFETLALEPDLKKQIKDDLTAFASGKEFYHRVGRAWKRGYLLHGPPGSGKSSLIAAMANFLCYDVYDLELTKVSDNSELRSLLIQTTNRSIIVIEDIDCSVDLTADRTTKKNATKLSSKSKKHKTTSFAGSGCDENSRVTLSGLLNFTDGLWSCCGEERLVVFTTNHRDSVDPALVRCGRMDVHVSLSTCGVHAFRELAKNYLGVESHVMFEAVEGCIRSGGSLTPAHVGEILLRNRRNVDVAMRELLSVMQGKMLAVVAVAGDQTDNEEIGVVGARSPESVLLMGSPENWDSLSGKKRKEQQHGSNNLDKKVKFFVRLRSLTKSDSGR from the coding sequence atggagaTATTACCACAAATGTGGTCATTGTTAGGGTTACTCACAGTGCTCCAAAACGTGCTTCCATCACAGCTTCTCTCTGTGCTTCATTCACTATACGAATCTCTCCAAGATTTGCTTTCTCCATATTCTTATTTCGAAATTCCTGAGTTCAACGGTTACTGCGGAGTTGAACTCAACGATCTCTACCGTCACGTTCACCTTTACCTCAACTCCGTCAACCACTCCCCCGCCGCCGCATGCCGTCGCCTCACGCTTTCACGCTCTCCCTCCTCCAACCGCATTTCCTTTGCGGTGGCTCCTAACCACACCGTCCATGACACCTTCAACAACCACCGCCTTTCATGGACACACCACGTCGACGCGGTGCAGGATTCACTTGAAGAAAAGCGGAGCTTCACTCTCCGTCTCCCGAAGCGTCACCGTCACGCGCTTCTCTCTTCTTATCTCTCTCATATTACTTCACGCGCCGAGGAGTTCGAGCGTGTTTCACGCGAACGGAGACTCTTCACAAACAATAACGGAGCTGGTTCGTTTGAACCGGGTTGGGTTTCGGTTCCATTTCGCCACCCTTCCACTTTCGAAACATTAGCATTGGAACCTGATTTGAAGAAACAAATTAAAGACGATTTAACTGCTTTTGCTTCTGGAAAAGAGTTTTACCACCGGGTCGGGCGGGCTTGGAAACGTGGATACTTGCTCCATGGTCCTCCAGGGTCGGGTAAATCAAGCCTCATTGCTGCAATGGCGAATTTTCTTTGCTATGATGTTTACGACTTGGAACTTACTAAAGTTTCTGATAACTCAGAACTTCGTTCACTTTTGATCCAAACGACGAACCGTTCCATTATTGTTATTGAAGACATTGATTGTTCCGTGGATTTAACTGCAGATAGAACGACGAAGAAAAATGCTACGAAATTATCGTCTAAATCGAAGAAACATAAAACGACGTCGTTTGCGGGTTCGGGTTGTGATGAAAATAGTCGGGTCACGCTTTCGGGGCTCCTTAATTTCACGGACGGGTTATGGTCGTGTTGTGGAGAAGAGAGGTTGGTGGTTTTTACAACTAACCATAGAGATAGTGTTGATCCGGCGTTGGTTCGGTGTGGGCGCATGGACGTGCACGTGAGTTTAAGCACGTGTGGGGTGCATGCGTTCAGGGAATTGGCGAAGAACTACCTTGGGGTGGAGTCGCACGTGATGTTTGAGGCAGTTGAAGGGTGCATTCGTTCGGGTGGGTCCCTTACACCAGCGCATGTGGGGGAGATTTTATTGAGGAATAGGAGGAACGTTGATGTGGCAATGAGGGAGTTGTTGTCTGTCATGCAAGGTAAGATGCTTGCTGTTGTAGCTGTTGCTGGTGACCAGACGGATAATGAGGAGATTGGAGTGGTCGGAGCGAGGTCACCTGAGAGTGTGCTTTTGATGGGGTCGCCAGAGAATTGGGACTCTTTGAGTGGGAAAAAGAGAAAGGAGCAGCAACACGGGTCGAATAATCTAGATAAGAAGGTTAAGTTTTTTGTGAGGTTGAGGTCGTTGACCAAATCTGATTCTGGTAGGTGA